A single window of Psychrobacter raelei DNA harbors:
- a CDS encoding IS630 family transposase, producing MKQVDIWFQDETRIGQQGSITRVWHYKGQRPRIVRQQQFESTYLFGAFNPATGESVGLVLPYVNKQAMGLHMEEISKAVPEGRHAVVVMDGALWHQPSLDKDNVTMLKLPPYSPELNPAEQVWQYLKQHWLSNRCFESYDVIVDAACDAWNALCNETNLIRSITQREWCDLSVIF from the coding sequence ATCAAGCAAGTTGATATATGGTTTCAGGATGAAACACGTATTGGACAACAAGGTTCTATCACAAGGGTTTGGCACTATAAAGGACAAAGACCTCGAATAGTCAGGCAACAGCAGTTTGAATCGACTTATCTGTTTGGTGCCTTTAATCCGGCGACAGGTGAGAGTGTTGGACTTGTTCTACCTTATGTGAATAAGCAAGCCATGGGATTGCATATGGAGGAAATTAGTAAAGCTGTTCCTGAAGGTCGGCATGCCGTGGTGGTTATGGATGGGGCGCTATGGCACCAACCAAGCTTGGATAAAGATAATGTGACCATGCTTAAATTGCCTCCCTACTCACCTGAACTTAACCCTGCTGAACAGGTATGGCAGTACCTTAAACAGCATTGGTTATCTAATCGCTGTTTTGAGAGTTATGATGTGATTGTCGATGCGGCATGTGACGCTTGGAATGCATTGTGTAATGAGACTAACTTAATTAGGTCTATCACTCAGCGGGAGTGGTGCGATTTGAGTGTTATTTTTTAG
- a CDS encoding winged helix-turn-helix domain-containing protein, which produces MPKKTPRNHKLTDHDFLQLSKTEGNARARIRLLMLHQLSQGHPIATVAENFGYNPRSVYTIRRKYWLHGITSVYDAAGRGRKSLLAEKDIEPFKQAIVEAQQQRGGGRLTAKDIAQIAKEQFNANYTPKAIYPLMKRIGMSWISARSQHPKADPKVMEAYKKTSLSR; this is translated from the coding sequence ATGCCGAAAAAGACCCCTAGAAATCATAAACTCACAGACCACGATTTTCTGCAATTGTCTAAAACAGAAGGCAATGCCAGAGCGCGAATCAGACTACTCATGCTGCATCAACTGAGTCAAGGTCATCCTATAGCGACCGTCGCAGAGAACTTTGGCTATAACCCTAGAAGCGTCTATACCATAAGAAGGAAATACTGGTTGCATGGTATCACTAGTGTCTATGACGCAGCTGGCAGAGGCAGAAAGAGTCTTTTAGCAGAAAAAGACATAGAACCATTCAAACAAGCGATAGTAGAAGCTCAGCAGCAAAGAGGTGGTGGTAGGCTCACGGCAAAAGACATCGCACAAATCGCCAAGGAGCAATTTAACGCCAACTATACCCCTAAAGCGATCTATCCTCTCATGAAACGTATTGGTATGAGCTGGATATCTGCGCGTAGTCAGCATCCTAAGGCAGATCCTAAAGTCATGGAGGCATATAAAAAAACTTCCTTGAGCAGGTAA
- a CDS encoding NAD-dependent deacylase, with translation MTEDFNHATHLISKANRIFLLTGAGISAESGIPTFRDKQTGLWENYRAEDLANINAFKKDPQTVWSWYQWRRGLVQDKQPNPAHYALANLQQWATDNHKDCNLITQNVDDLHEQAGSQAIHLHGHLWKNKCSQCDASFSDAIDYNDLQLLSCPMCGGHIRPDIVWFGEMLPQGAWQYAEEAAVHCDVFISIGTSSLVYPAAGLAQLAKQTGAKVIEINLNPTQSPLVDVVLAGQAGEILPRILAALQDNTNSKK, from the coding sequence ATGACTGAAGATTTTAATCACGCCACTCATTTGATATCTAAGGCTAACCGCATTTTTTTGCTGACTGGAGCGGGTATCTCTGCCGAAAGTGGTATTCCAACCTTCCGTGATAAACAAACCGGACTTTGGGAGAATTACCGAGCTGAAGACTTAGCAAATATTAATGCCTTTAAAAAAGACCCTCAGACAGTATGGTCGTGGTATCAGTGGCGACGCGGCTTGGTACAAGACAAACAGCCCAATCCAGCCCATTATGCCCTAGCTAATCTACAGCAGTGGGCCACCGATAACCATAAAGATTGCAACCTTATTACCCAAAATGTCGATGACTTACATGAACAAGCAGGCAGTCAGGCCATACACTTACACGGCCACTTATGGAAAAACAAATGCAGTCAATGTGACGCAAGCTTTAGTGATGCCATCGACTATAACGACCTACAATTATTAAGCTGCCCAATGTGCGGTGGTCACATTCGCCCTGATATTGTTTGGTTTGGTGAGATGCTGCCACAAGGGGCTTGGCAGTATGCCGAAGAGGCTGCAGTGCACTGTGATGTGTTTATAAGTATTGGTACCTCAAGCTTGGTATATCCCGCTGCTGGCTTAGCACAGCTGGCCAAGCAGACGGGCGCTAAGGTGATTGAGATTAACTTAAATCCGACCCAAAGCCCATTAGTTGATGTGGTGTTGGCTGGTCAAGCCGGTGAAATTCTGCCAAGAATTTTGGCAGCTTTACAAGATAATACCAATTCTAAGAAATAA
- a CDS encoding transposase translates to MKTLKLRIKDKHANRLNKLAGSVNYAWNYVNALSFEHLRRTGKYFSAYDLSQYTKGSGEYLGLHSQTLQAINETHAKSRKQFKKTKLNWRTNRVDAKRKSLGWIPFKKSAIKYLNTRQSGKKALKSTIQLSLSKGEKLVIDVFDSYNLSLYQINTLEIVQDSRNRWYACITVKDFPKQFSGKGSVGIDLGLKESATTSTGDKLQIKQTQKSANKLAVAQRANNKSRAKAIHAKIKNSRLDAIHKFTTQLVKDNALIVVGDVKSRSFTSKRTKLAKSTYDAGWFELKRQLEYKCKHAGCQFEIVNESYTTQTCSYCRQISDSSLSGRAGLGIRGWRCAECGTWHDRDINAAKNILAVGLDRLPSV, encoded by the coding sequence ATGAAAACCCTCAAGCTACGCATCAAAGACAAACATGCAAACCGGCTAAACAAACTAGCTGGGAGTGTTAACTATGCGTGGAACTATGTTAATGCGTTAAGCTTTGAGCATTTAAGACGCACAGGTAAGTACTTTTCGGCCTATGATTTAAGCCAATACACCAAAGGCAGTGGTGAGTATTTAGGCTTGCACTCGCAAACTTTGCAAGCCATCAACGAAACTCACGCCAAGTCTCGTAAACAGTTTAAAAAAACTAAACTCAATTGGCGAACCAACCGTGTGGATGCCAAACGCAAATCGCTTGGTTGGATACCTTTTAAAAAGTCTGCTATCAAGTATCTAAATACAAGGCAAAGCGGTAAAAAAGCACTGAAATCAACCATACAGCTATCGCTCTCTAAAGGTGAAAAGTTGGTTATTGATGTGTTTGATAGCTACAACCTATCGCTGTATCAAATAAACACGCTTGAGATAGTGCAAGACAGCCGTAACCGTTGGTATGCCTGTATTACCGTCAAAGACTTTCCTAAGCAATTTAGTGGCAAAGGTAGCGTTGGTATTGACTTAGGCTTAAAAGAGTCTGCTACCACATCAACGGGCGATAAACTACAGATTAAGCAGACTCAAAAATCGGCGAATAAATTAGCAGTCGCCCAGCGTGCAAACAATAAAAGCCGGGCAAAGGCAATACACGCCAAAATTAAAAACTCAAGATTAGATGCCATACACAAATTCACCACCCAATTAGTTAAAGATAATGCTTTAATTGTGGTTGGTGATGTTAAATCCCGATCATTCACAAGTAAGAGAACCAAACTGGCTAAATCAACATACGATGCAGGATGGTTTGAACTCAAAAGACAACTGGAATATAAATGCAAGCATGCAGGTTGTCAGTTTGAGATAGTGAATGAGAGTTACACTACCCAGACCTGCTCGTACTGCCGCCAAATAAGTGACAGTAGCTTGAGCGGTAGAGCAGGTCTTGGAATAAGAGGATGGAGGTGTGCTGAGTGTGGCACATGGCATGATAGAGATATCAATGCTGCTAAGAACATCCTTGCGGTCGGGCTTGACCGTCTCCCCTCGGTTTAG
- a CDS encoding c-type cytochrome, whose amino-acid sequence MKKIAMLSAAAILGLSGISLSQAEDAAPAAAADQTTQVAAETTDAAAEAPADAATDAATTDDAAATDGEAAADGEAAPAAPAAPEEPIPQDTPQVKKLIALYPKLIERIQPYGRVCFDGDDSCDITLTASGASADGKPRDGKAVYESICQNCHGSGVLGAPKFGDKGSWAPHVAKGKATLYDHAMNGFNAMPARGGADIPDEEVHNAVDYMVEQSS is encoded by the coding sequence ATGAAAAAAATCGCGATGTTATCCGCCGCCGCCATTCTTGGTCTTTCAGGTATTTCTTTAAGCCAGGCTGAAGATGCTGCTCCTGCAGCCGCAGCTGATCAAACCACGCAAGTGGCTGCCGAGACAACCGATGCCGCTGCTGAAGCTCCTGCTGATGCGGCCACTGACGCAGCTACTACAGACGATGCTGCTGCCACTGATGGCGAAGCCGCTGCCGACGGTGAAGCTGCACCCGCTGCTCCTGCTGCACCAGAAGAGCCTATTCCACAAGATACACCTCAAGTTAAAAAACTTATCGCCTTATATCCTAAGCTAATTGAGCGTATCCAGCCTTATGGTAGAGTATGTTTCGATGGCGATGACAGCTGTGATATCACTTTAACCGCTTCAGGTGCCTCTGCAGATGGTAAGCCACGTGACGGTAAAGCAGTTTATGAATCTATCTGTCAAAACTGCCACGGTAGTGGGGTATTGGGTGCACCTAAATTTGGTGATAAAGGCTCATGGGCACCTCACGTAGCTAAAGGTAAAGCCACACTTTATGATCACGCTATGAATGGCTTCAATGCGATGCCTGCTCGTGGTGGTGCTGATATTCCTGATGAAGAAGTACACAACGCAGTTGACTACATGGTTGAGCAATCTAGCTAA
- a CDS encoding ABC transporter ATP-binding protein, with amino-acid sequence MTTTTPALQIENLSKIYGNGFTALKDVNLTVPQGGFFALLGPNGAGKSTMIGIISSLFKPTEGKVKIFGTDLLANPSIAKQYLGIVPQEFNFNQFEKVEDILITQAGYFGIAAKDAKPRAKKLLTALGLWDKRDNKSRELSGGMKRRLMIARALIHKPKLLILDEPTAGVDIELRRSMWEFMQQINEEENTTIILTTHYLEEAEQLCRYIAILDHGEIRINTEMKNLLAQLSVETFVFDLEKPLQGTVKLTGVTAIKQPDAQTLEVTLTEGESLNSVFVQLSEQGIEVSSMRNKANRLEELFMRLVEQGVAGKDSMKEVGL; translated from the coding sequence ATGACTACAACAACTCCAGCATTACAAATTGAGAATCTCTCAAAAATCTATGGCAATGGCTTTACTGCGCTAAAAGATGTGAATCTGACGGTGCCTCAAGGCGGATTTTTTGCGCTGCTTGGACCGAATGGGGCAGGAAAATCGACCATGATTGGCATTATTAGCTCACTGTTTAAGCCCACTGAAGGTAAGGTAAAAATCTTCGGTACGGATCTGTTGGCCAACCCCTCTATTGCCAAGCAGTATTTAGGTATCGTGCCGCAAGAGTTTAACTTCAACCAGTTTGAGAAGGTGGAAGACATCTTAATTACTCAAGCTGGATATTTTGGTATTGCTGCTAAGGATGCCAAGCCACGAGCCAAAAAGCTTCTAACTGCACTGGGTCTTTGGGACAAGCGTGATAATAAATCCCGTGAGCTCTCTGGTGGTATGAAACGTCGACTGATGATTGCCCGAGCTTTGATACACAAGCCTAAGTTGCTTATCTTGGATGAGCCGACTGCTGGGGTAGATATTGAACTGCGCCGCTCGATGTGGGAGTTTATGCAGCAGATTAATGAGGAAGAAAATACCACCATTATCTTGACCACTCATTACCTAGAAGAAGCTGAGCAGTTGTGCCGCTATATAGCCATTTTGGATCATGGTGAAATCCGTATTAATACCGAGATGAAAAACCTATTGGCACAGTTGTCGGTCGAAACTTTCGTATTTGATTTAGAAAAGCCGCTGCAAGGTACCGTTAAGCTTACTGGCGTGACGGCGATTAAACAGCCTGATGCTCAAACCTTAGAGGTGACTTTAACAGAGGGGGAGTCGTTGAACAGTGTCTTTGTTCAGCTAAGCGAGCAGGGTATTGAAGTGTCGAGTATGCGTAATAAAGCCAACCGTTTAGAGGAATTATTTATGCGCTTAGTAGAGCAGGGTGTGGCGGGCAAAGACAGCATGAAGGAGGTGGGACTATGA
- a CDS encoding ABC transporter permease — protein sequence MSHNTNTATRPQDGLTVAQKWIAFRTILVKEVRRILRIWPQTLLPPVITMSLYFVIFGKMIGSRVGEMGGVPYMQFIVPGLIMMSVITNSYSNVVSSFFSAKFTSSIEELLVSPVSKHSILLGYVGGGVFRGLMIAIIVSIVAQFFTNLGIEHWFVMIFTVLGTSVLFSLGGFINAVFARSFDDISIIPSFVLTPLTYLGGVFYSLENLSPFWQNVSLLNPIVYMVNSFRYGILGYSDVNVWASMAAIFVFCLIFYVIAYRLLDNGSRLRL from the coding sequence ATGAGCCACAACACCAACACAGCAACTCGCCCACAGGATGGGTTAACAGTTGCTCAAAAGTGGATTGCTTTTCGCACTATTTTGGTAAAAGAAGTACGCCGTATTTTACGTATTTGGCCCCAAACGCTGCTGCCTCCGGTGATTACCATGAGCTTGTATTTTGTCATCTTCGGTAAGATGATAGGCTCCCGTGTTGGCGAGATGGGCGGGGTGCCTTATATGCAGTTTATTGTGCCAGGCCTGATTATGATGTCGGTCATTACCAACAGCTACTCAAACGTGGTCTCAAGCTTTTTTAGCGCTAAATTTACGTCAAGTATTGAAGAGCTTTTGGTATCTCCGGTATCTAAGCATTCCATATTATTAGGCTATGTTGGTGGCGGTGTTTTCCGTGGTTTAATGATTGCCATTATTGTGTCTATTGTGGCGCAATTTTTTACCAACTTAGGCATTGAGCACTGGTTTGTGATGATATTTACGGTGCTTGGTACCTCGGTGCTATTTTCATTGGGTGGTTTTATTAACGCAGTCTTTGCCCGCTCTTTTGATGACATCTCAATTATTCCAAGCTTTGTGCTCACCCCGTTAACTTATTTGGGCGGTGTGTTTTATTCACTGGAGAATTTGTCACCTTTTTGGCAAAACGTTTCGCTACTCAACCCTATTGTGTATATGGTGAACTCGTTTCGATATGGCATCTTAGGGTATTCAGATGTGAATGTGTGGGCATCCATGGCGGCCATATTCGTCTTTTGTTTGATTTTTTATGTCATCGCTTATCGTTTATTAGATAACGGCTCACGCTTAAGACTGTAA
- the queF gene encoding NADPH-dependent 7-cyano-7-deazaguanine reductase QueF (Catalyzes the NADPH-dependent reduction of 7-cyano-7-deazaguanine (preQ0) to 7-aminomethyl-7-deazaguanine (preQ1) in queuosine biosynthesis) has translation MSIHGVLGETTSYPKTYQPDTLYAIARSLGRDAIGWDDDKLAVGVDWWHAFEISWLNPQGISQMAVARFSVPAHSPNIVESKSLKLYLNSLNFTEFDSKAAVEQTIAKDLSACVGADVGVELFDLDAISAGDTHHSGFLIAHPQGKCIDNALQGAAVKIEPVEHPDARLLFVHDTPVNNNLAGAEPVSSSTAQDYQLYSNLLRSNCPVTNQPDWGTLSIEMTTDVAVDEASLLTYILSFRQHNGFHEQCVEQIFSDVSRYFKPSKLMVRAWYTRRGGIDINPCRVSDPSLLPAPSRLVRQ, from the coding sequence ATGAGCATTCATGGCGTCTTAGGCGAAACCACCAGCTATCCAAAAACCTATCAGCCCGATACCCTTTATGCCATTGCACGCTCTTTAGGCCGTGATGCCATTGGTTGGGATGATGATAAATTGGCGGTGGGTGTAGATTGGTGGCATGCTTTTGAAATTTCATGGCTAAATCCTCAAGGCATCTCGCAGATGGCGGTGGCGCGCTTTTCTGTCCCCGCTCATTCGCCAAACATTGTTGAATCCAAGTCTTTAAAGCTGTATTTAAACAGCTTAAACTTCACCGAGTTTGACAGTAAGGCTGCGGTCGAGCAAACCATTGCTAAAGATTTATCAGCCTGTGTGGGTGCTGATGTGGGCGTTGAGCTGTTTGATTTAGATGCCATTAGTGCTGGCGATACACACCATTCAGGATTTTTGATTGCGCATCCGCAAGGCAAATGCATCGATAACGCATTGCAAGGCGCTGCTGTAAAAATTGAGCCGGTTGAGCACCCTGATGCCCGCTTATTGTTCGTACATGACACGCCAGTCAATAACAACTTAGCCGGCGCTGAGCCAGTATCAAGCTCGACGGCACAAGACTATCAGCTGTACTCAAATCTGCTGCGTAGTAATTGCCCGGTGACCAATCAGCCAGACTGGGGCACGTTATCAATTGAAATGACCACTGATGTGGCTGTCGATGAAGCCAGCTTATTGACCTATATTTTAAGCTTCCGTCAGCATAATGGCTTTCATGAGCAGTGTGTCGAGCAGATTTTTAGCGATGTGAGCCGCTACTTTAAGCCCTCAAAACTTATGGTACGGGCTTGGTATACTCGTCGCGGCGGTATTGATATTAATCCTTGCCGAGTTAGTGACCCAAGCTTATTACCAGCGCCTAGCCGTTTGGTACGTCAGTAA
- a CDS encoding acetolactate synthase 3 large subunit: protein MLSGGEMLVQALIDQGVEYIFGYPGGAVLHIYDAIFKQDAIEHLLVRHEQAAGHMADAYSRRTGKTGVVLATSGPGATNTVTAIATAFMDSIPMVVISGQVPKYLIGDDAFQETDMVGVSRPIVKHSFQVRHASEIPGIIKKAFYIAESGRPGPVVIDIPKDTTAPHEKYEYNYPDSVSMRSYQPSVKGHSGQIKKAIETLLGAKRPILYSGGGVIIGNAHKELTELAHKLNLPVTNTLMGLGGFPGSDRQFLGMLGMHGTYEANMTMHHADVILAVGARFDDRVTNNVQKFCPNATIIHIDIDPASISKTIMADIPIVGDVKSVLSDILEQLKGDDKQLDQPALLDWWSQINEWRKRHGLRYDTNTDEGMKPQAVVEKLYELTEGKAIITSDVGQHQMFAALYYKYDEPRQWLNSGGLGTMGVGLPYAMAAKLVEPERDVVCITGEGSIQMNIQELSTCFQYGLPVKILCLNNAQLGMVKQWQDMLYEGRHASSYMESLPDFVKLAESYGHVGIKITDPEKLDEQLAQALAMKDKLVFIDVYVNRHEHVYPMQVAGQSMRDMWLSKGERT from the coding sequence ATGCTCTCTGGTGGCGAAATGCTGGTCCAGGCCTTAATTGATCAGGGCGTTGAGTATATTTTTGGTTATCCAGGTGGTGCGGTATTGCACATTTATGATGCCATATTTAAGCAAGATGCCATTGAGCATTTACTGGTGCGTCATGAGCAAGCCGCTGGTCACATGGCGGATGCTTATTCTCGCAGAACGGGCAAAACAGGTGTGGTATTGGCCACATCAGGCCCTGGCGCTACCAACACCGTCACTGCTATTGCCACCGCGTTTATGGATTCTATCCCTATGGTGGTCATCTCCGGTCAGGTGCCTAAGTACTTAATCGGTGACGATGCTTTCCAAGAAACAGATATGGTGGGCGTGTCGCGTCCGATCGTAAAACACAGCTTCCAAGTGCGCCATGCCAGCGAAATACCCGGTATTATCAAAAAAGCATTTTATATTGCAGAGTCCGGCCGTCCAGGTCCTGTGGTCATCGATATTCCCAAAGATACCACTGCGCCGCATGAAAAATATGAATACAACTATCCTGATTCAGTCAGCATGCGCTCCTATCAGCCTTCAGTAAAAGGCCACAGTGGTCAGATTAAAAAAGCCATTGAGACTTTATTAGGCGCCAAACGCCCCATCTTATATTCAGGCGGCGGCGTGATTATTGGTAATGCTCACAAAGAGCTGACCGAGCTTGCTCATAAGCTCAACTTACCCGTCACCAATACTTTAATGGGTTTGGGCGGCTTTCCAGGTTCAGACCGTCAGTTCCTAGGTATGCTGGGTATGCACGGCACTTATGAAGCCAACATGACCATGCACCATGCCGATGTTATCTTGGCGGTGGGGGCGCGCTTTGATGACCGCGTGACCAATAATGTGCAGAAATTCTGTCCAAACGCCACCATCATTCATATTGATATCGATCCGGCCTCTATTTCTAAGACCATCATGGCCGATATTCCTATCGTTGGTGATGTAAAGTCGGTATTGAGCGACATACTTGAGCAGCTAAAAGGCGATGACAAACAGCTAGATCAGCCCGCCTTACTTGACTGGTGGTCGCAGATTAATGAATGGCGTAAGCGTCATGGCCTACGTTATGACACCAATACAGATGAAGGCATGAAGCCGCAAGCTGTGGTTGAAAAATTGTATGAGCTGACTGAGGGTAAAGCGATTATTACCAGTGATGTGGGTCAGCATCAGATGTTCGCTGCACTATATTATAAGTATGATGAGCCGCGCCAGTGGTTAAACTCAGGTGGCCTTGGCACCATGGGTGTGGGCCTGCCTTATGCTATGGCAGCCAAATTGGTTGAACCTGAGCGTGATGTGGTGTGTATCACCGGTGAAGGCTCTATTCAGATGAATATCCAAGAGCTGTCTACTTGCTTCCAGTATGGTTTACCGGTGAAGATTTTATGCTTAAATAACGCTCAGCTGGGCATGGTAAAGCAGTGGCAGGATATGCTCTATGAAGGCCGCCATGCCTCATCTTACATGGAGTCACTACCTGACTTTGTGAAACTGGCTGAAAGCTATGGTCACGTTGGTATCAAAATTACCGACCCAGAAAAGCTTGATGAGCAATTGGCTCAAGCCCTTGCCATGAAAGATAAATTGGTATTTATTGACGTGTATGTGAACCGTCATGAGCACGTTTATCCAATGCAGGTTGCGGGTCAGTCGATGCGCGATATGTGGTTATCTAAGGGGGAGCGTACCTAA
- the ilvN gene encoding acetolactate synthase small subunit, with translation MQQHLISVLMENEAGSLSRLVGLFSQRGYNIETLNVAPTEDETISRLTLTTNASAEKIEQITKHLHKLIEVIKVINLSGNDHVERELMLIKVRATGSARAEVKRSADIFRAQIVDVTSNMYTIQIVGDEAKLDGFIEVIGHERILEVVRSGVIGILRGERTLSV, from the coding sequence ATGCAACAACATCTAATCTCTGTACTAATGGAAAACGAAGCTGGGTCGCTTTCACGCCTTGTTGGATTGTTTTCGCAGCGTGGCTATAACATCGAGACACTAAACGTAGCCCCAACAGAAGACGAAACTATCTCACGCTTGACGTTGACCACCAATGCCAGTGCCGAAAAAATCGAACAAATTACCAAGCACTTGCACAAGCTGATTGAAGTGATTAAGGTCATTAACCTAAGCGGAAATGATCATGTTGAGCGTGAGCTTATGCTGATAAAAGTACGCGCCACTGGCAGTGCCCGAGCTGAGGTTAAACGTAGTGCTGATATCTTCCGTGCTCAAATTGTGGATGTCACCTCAAACATGTATACCATCCAGATCGTCGGTGATGAAGCTAAGCTTGATGGATTTATTGAAGTAATTGGCCATGAGCGTATTTTAGAAGTGGTTCGCTCAGGGGTTATCGGTATTTTACGTGGGGAGCGCACCCTTAGCGTTTAG
- the ilvC gene encoding ketol-acid reductoisomerase, with protein sequence MNVYYDKDCDLSIIQAKKVAIIGYGSQGHAHALNLQDSGVDVTVGLRKDSGSWKKAENAGLKVAEVAQAVQAADVVMILTPDEFQKSLYEDVIEPNIKEGATLAFAHGFAIHYNQVVPRKDLDVIMVAPKAPGHTVRSEFVKGGGIPDLIAIYQDASGQAKQVALSYASGVGGGRSGIIETTFKDETETDLFGEQAVLCGGAVELVKMGFETLTEAGYAPEMAYFECLHELKLIVDLMYEGGIADMNYSISNNAEYGEYVTGPEVINEQSREAMRNALKRIQSGEYAKMFITEGATNYPSMTARRRNNADHEIEKTGAKLRSMMPWIGGNKIIDKEKN encoded by the coding sequence ATGAACGTTTATTACGATAAAGATTGTGACTTATCTATCATCCAGGCCAAAAAAGTAGCCATTATCGGTTATGGTTCACAAGGCCATGCGCACGCGCTTAACCTTCAAGACTCAGGCGTTGATGTGACTGTGGGCTTGCGTAAAGATTCAGGCTCTTGGAAAAAAGCGGAAAACGCAGGTCTAAAAGTTGCTGAAGTAGCACAAGCGGTACAAGCAGCTGACGTGGTTATGATTTTGACCCCAGATGAGTTCCAAAAATCTTTATACGAAGACGTTATTGAGCCAAACATCAAAGAAGGCGCAACCCTAGCTTTCGCTCATGGCTTCGCTATCCACTACAATCAAGTGGTACCTCGTAAAGATCTAGATGTGATTATGGTGGCACCAAAAGCACCGGGTCACACGGTACGCTCTGAGTTTGTTAAAGGCGGCGGTATCCCCGATCTAATCGCTATTTACCAAGATGCTTCAGGTCAAGCCAAGCAAGTGGCACTATCTTATGCCTCTGGTGTGGGCGGCGGTCGCTCTGGTATTATCGAAACCACCTTCAAAGACGAAACTGAAACTGACCTTTTCGGTGAGCAAGCAGTGCTTTGTGGCGGTGCTGTAGAGCTTGTAAAAATGGGCTTTGAAACCCTAACAGAAGCTGGCTACGCTCCAGAAATGGCTTATTTTGAGTGTCTGCATGAGCTTAAGCTTATCGTAGACTTAATGTATGAAGGCGGTATCGCTGACATGAACTACTCAATCAGTAACAACGCTGAATACGGTGAGTACGTCACCGGTCCAGAAGTTATTAACGAGCAGTCTCGTGAAGCCATGCGCAATGCGCTAAAACGCATTCAATCTGGTGAATATGCTAAGATGTTTATCACTGAGGGTGCGACCAACTATCCTTCAATGACTGCCCGTCGTCGTAATAATGCGGATCATGAAATTGAAAAAACAGGTGCTAAGCTTCGCTCTATGATGCCTTGGATTGGTGGTAACAAAATCATCGATAAAGAAAAAAACTAA
- a CDS encoding cold-shock protein produces the protein MSERVQGTVKWFNEAKGFGFIAQDDGGQDVFAHYSAIQGSGFKTLAEGQKVTFVLGQGQKGPQAEQIESAE, from the coding sequence ATGTCAGAACGTGTACAAGGTACTGTTAAGTGGTTCAACGAAGCTAAAGGTTTTGGTTTCATCGCACAAGACGATGGCGGCCAAGACGTATTTGCTCATTACAGTGCTATTCAAGGCAGCGGTTTCAAAACCCTAGCCGAAGGTCAAAAAGTTACTTTCGTATTAGGCCAAGGCCAAAAAGGTCCACAAGCTGAACAAATCGAATCAGCTGAATAA
- a CDS encoding electron transfer flavoprotein subunit beta/FixA family protein yields the protein MKALVAVKRVIDYNVKVRVKADNSGVDLSNTKMSINPFCEIAVEEAVRLKEAGIVDEVIVASIGPKEAQEQIRAALALGADRGILVQTDEKPYPLQVAKILKGIAEQEATDIILLGKQAIDDDNNQTGQMLAALMGIGQGTFASEVKVEGDKVNVTREIDGGLQTVALSLPAVITTDLRLNEPRYAKLPNIMKAKKKPLDEKTPADFGVEMASKQEIIKVTPPPERSAGVKVGSVDELIDKLRNEAKVI from the coding sequence ATGAAAGCATTAGTCGCTGTTAAGCGTGTGATTGACTATAACGTAAAAGTTCGCGTTAAAGCTGACAATTCTGGCGTAGATCTTAGCAACACTAAGATGTCAATCAACCCATTTTGTGAAATTGCTGTTGAAGAAGCAGTACGTTTAAAAGAAGCGGGCATAGTTGACGAGGTTATCGTTGCCTCTATCGGTCCAAAAGAAGCGCAGGAACAAATCCGTGCAGCTTTAGCACTAGGTGCTGACCGTGGTATCTTGGTTCAAACTGATGAAAAACCATACCCTCTGCAAGTTGCAAAAATCCTAAAAGGTATCGCAGAGCAAGAAGCGACTGACATCATCTTATTAGGTAAACAAGCGATTGATGACGACAATAACCAAACCGGTCAGATGCTTGCCGCATTGATGGGTATCGGCCAAGGTACATTTGCCTCAGAGGTTAAAGTTGAAGGCGACAAAGTAAACGTTACTCGTGAAATCGACGGTGGTCTACAGACAGTTGCTCTATCATTACCTGCTGTAATTACAACTGACCTGCGCTTGAATGAGCCACGTTACGCAAAACTTCCAAACATCATGAAAGCCAAGAAAAAGCCTCTTGATGAAAAAACACCAGCGGATTTTGGTGTAGAGATGGCCTCTAAGCAAGAGATTATTAAAGTAACGCCACCACCTGAGCGTTCTGCAGGCGTTAAAGTGGGTTCGGTGGACGAGCTAATCGACAAACTAAGAAATGAAGCAAAAGTTATCTAA